In Desulfovibrio aminophilus, a single genomic region encodes these proteins:
- a CDS encoding DUF554 domain-containing protein — translation MLGPIVNSACIIFGAFTGSVCGRIISPEFNKKIILVFSCITMGIGVSMTAKGNSLPPVVISLLLGTLLGEACRIEAGAMRLAFRVVGFFRRGKAAAALPEQTFRDQFAVLTVLFCVSGLGIMGSMNEGMTGDPSLLLIKSLLDLPTALLFAANIGGVVAVLVVPQFLIQAAILLLATSVTPLTTPAMFADFSACGGIIMLGAALRQFGLSPVPVISMIPSLFLVMPISVVWLRLFA, via the coding sequence ATGCTCGGTCCCATCGTCAACAGCGCCTGCATCATCTTCGGCGCGTTCACAGGGTCGGTCTGCGGCCGCATCATCTCGCCGGAATTCAACAAGAAGATCATTCTCGTCTTCAGCTGCATCACCATGGGGATCGGCGTCTCCATGACCGCCAAGGGCAATTCGCTGCCGCCGGTGGTCATCTCCCTGCTGCTCGGCACCCTGCTGGGCGAAGCCTGCCGCATCGAAGCGGGAGCCATGAGGCTGGCGTTCCGGGTCGTGGGATTCTTCCGGCGAGGCAAAGCAGCGGCGGCTCTCCCCGAACAGACTTTCCGCGACCAGTTCGCGGTGCTGACCGTGCTCTTTTGCGTCAGCGGTCTGGGCATCATGGGCTCCATGAACGAGGGCATGACCGGCGACCCTTCGCTCCTGCTCATCAAGTCGCTGCTGGATCTTCCCACGGCCCTGCTCTTCGCGGCCAATATCGGCGGCGTCGTCGCGGTGCTGGTCGTGCCGCAATTTCTGATTCAAGCGGCCATCCTGCTGTTGGCCACCAGCGTGACGCCGCTGACCACGCCCGCCATGTTCGCGGACTTCTCCGCCTGCGGCGGCATCATCATGCTGGGGGCCGCGCTGCGGCAGTTCGGGCTGTCGCCGGTGCCGGTCATCAGCATGATCCCGTCGCTGTTCCTGGTCATGCCCATCTCCGTCGTCTGGCTCCGCCTGTTCGCCTAG
- a CDS encoding site-specific integrase — MGTKYHLVDAGRWPGVYCYASSERRYQGKADVCYVVAYRLDKKLRWEKVGWKSEGYTPPIAGEIRAERMKQIRHGEEVKTSKEIQREQRQKNREIDEIAAAYFDARRGERWRRIDEKRYMKHIAPLLGKKTVKTLSPLDVARVKQSMKGLAPSTIWGALEILRRVLNHGAKIGMCPSLKFSIEMPKKDNEVVEYLTAEEVSRFLQVLEDWPNQDAARMLKLALFSGMRRGEIFKLQVADVDFRLGLITLRGPKGGKTVSIPLNPIVRKILTDQIHWKSARWPGSDYVFPGKGGAQRTDSNAVDRIKSAANLPKRFRIFHGLRHHYAVTLANSGKFSLDVIGELLTHKSIAMTKRYGQFLPDTMKRAGELAAEVVMKGIGGDGADIVALNVYAKSE, encoded by the coding sequence ATGGGAACGAAATACCATCTCGTGGACGCGGGACGCTGGCCCGGAGTGTATTGCTATGCAAGCTCGGAGCGCCGTTATCAGGGAAAAGCTGACGTCTGCTACGTTGTGGCCTACCGTCTGGACAAGAAACTGCGCTGGGAAAAGGTTGGCTGGAAATCTGAGGGCTACACGCCCCCGATCGCGGGCGAGATTCGGGCCGAGCGCATGAAGCAGATTCGGCACGGCGAAGAAGTGAAAACCTCAAAGGAAATTCAGAGGGAACAACGCCAGAAGAACAGGGAAATCGATGAGATCGCCGCAGCATATTTCGACGCTCGGAGAGGGGAGCGGTGGCGGCGAATCGATGAAAAACGGTACATGAAGCACATCGCTCCGTTGCTGGGGAAAAAGACGGTCAAGACTCTCTCGCCGTTGGATGTGGCCCGGGTGAAGCAAAGCATGAAAGGGCTGGCTCCTTCCACTATCTGGGGGGCGCTGGAAATCCTTCGCCGTGTGTTGAATCATGGCGCCAAGATCGGCATGTGCCCGTCGTTGAAGTTCAGCATCGAGATGCCGAAAAAAGACAATGAAGTCGTGGAATATCTGACTGCTGAAGAGGTCTCCAGGTTTCTCCAGGTTCTTGAGGATTGGCCCAATCAGGATGCGGCCCGGATGTTGAAGTTGGCTCTTTTTTCCGGAATGCGCAGAGGGGAGATTTTCAAACTCCAGGTCGCTGATGTCGATTTCCGCCTGGGGCTCATTACCCTTCGTGGCCCCAAGGGAGGAAAAACCGTCTCCATCCCCTTGAATCCGATCGTTAGGAAAATTTTGACTGACCAGATCCATTGGAAGTCGGCCCGGTGGCCGGGGAGCGATTATGTTTTCCCTGGGAAAGGCGGGGCTCAGCGGACGGATTCAAATGCCGTCGATAGAATCAAGTCGGCGGCAAATCTGCCAAAGAGGTTTCGAATATTTCATGGCTTGCGGCATCACTACGCTGTTACATTGGCGAATTCTGGAAAATTCTCGCTGGATGTGATTGGTGAACTTCTGACGCATAAAAGCATCGCCATGACAAAACGCTATGGACAATTCCTGCCTGATACGATGAAAAGGGCTGGCGAGCTTGCCGCTGAAGTGGTCATGAAGGGCATTGGTGGTGATGGTGCTGATATCGTGGCGCTCAATGTCTACGCCAAGAGCGAATGA
- a CDS encoding HNH/ENDO VII family nuclease, with protein MNAIMRKCCAVLLLVMALTSAHPVDLHAGVIDWGLRQIPRLLRYVKNAAPRFVEELRPVAHFVEERVPRLLEDTWPQMTGLERALARQGEAAIVAARKVIKRAMTFESDAVDAMGRTNRERMRAGFAPIGKDGKPVELHHMHQKDDGVIMELTHTEHRANSAELHQYRTRSEIDRAEFNAWKQEYWKVRAQELDTQ; from the coding sequence ATGAATGCCATCATGAGAAAGTGCTGCGCGGTATTGCTGCTGGTAATGGCGTTGACGTCTGCGCATCCGGTGGACCTCCATGCCGGAGTCATTGACTGGGGGCTGCGCCAGATTCCCAGGCTGCTCCGCTATGTCAAGAATGCCGCGCCGCGGTTCGTCGAAGAACTGCGCCCCGTTGCGCATTTTGTGGAGGAGCGCGTCCCCCGTCTGCTCGAAGACACCTGGCCGCAGATGACGGGGCTTGAGCGTGCACTTGCCCGGCAAGGCGAGGCGGCTATTGTGGCCGCGAGGAAGGTAATCAAGCGCGCCATGACCTTTGAGTCGGATGCGGTGGACGCCATGGGGAGGACGAATCGGGAACGCATGCGAGCCGGGTTTGCACCAATCGGCAAGGACGGCAAGCCCGTGGAACTTCACCATATGCACCAGAAGGACGATGGAGTCATCATGGAGCTTACCCATACGGAGCATAGGGCCAATTCGGCGGAGTTGCACCAATACCGCACTCGCAGCGAGATCGACCGCGCGGAGTTCAACGCCTGGAAGCAGGAATACTGGAAAGTGCGAGCTCAGGAGCTCGACACGCAATGA
- the cas2 gene encoding CRISPR-associated endonuclease Cas2 → MLYLVFYDIIENKKRNRLARYLETLGTRLQKSVFAVELERHELKRAIAKLEAFGGDDDQIAVVPLCAQCREKAMKCGGEDAVVEIV, encoded by the coding sequence ATGCTGTACCTCGTTTTTTACGACATCATCGAAAACAAGAAACGCAATCGTCTGGCTCGCTACCTGGAGACGCTTGGGACCAGGCTGCAGAAGTCCGTGTTCGCCGTTGAACTGGAGCGACATGAACTGAAACGGGCAATTGCGAAATTGGAGGCGTTCGGCGGGGACGACGACCAAATCGCCGTGGTGCCGCTTTGCGCCCAGTGCCGGGAAAAAGCCATGAAGTGCGGGGGCGAAGATGCGGTGGTGGAGATCGTCTGA
- the cas1 gene encoding CRISPR-associated endonuclease Cas1, protein MVLPLPMPEVMQGVLEEFNRESFTNGQFQPGRTIRLESIRDCVGGEEILPRSGPSSWDRIIPLGLQALEPEIHQLERMEEFSLILDSPLRLPRPEGTAHDGHRFFDSAYAADPSAIGHLISRLRQRGDLRASADIQQDNRTSGLRIADAKLDWLDIPYGRASRKVLGGVVGMLRIIGRPLPQEALSLSLGQYVGAGKNTAFGFGFYHIPEVDVARQVIWREGRPSPEPVPKSTIAPPPAQETVTEEMRTTSWRPALGESQLAGMSVYLTSTCRNATLRGRTLVIEHSEGERRIPWDRVGRLVLVGRPAVPPAILHRAARASIPVSFLDALGRLVGLLQTPSPVSAQLRLRQEESLADENWRLKTAREMIAAKIHNCRVILRRNNADEPRLGGMEENAARALSLDSLRGIEGAAANAFFHKFAGLVDPFSFPGRRYRPSTDPVNAMLSFGYSLLANRLGSALAACDIDPRLGIFHQGRGRHFALASDLLEQFRHVSERLVLALIHRREVTPGDFNMSDSGPCRGKPGVIGLMIRRMEETLARERILADNGEGEGKTRSDLNGFLDRAATQLIEVFQRRRPYDAFRIR, encoded by the coding sequence ATGGTGCTTCCGCTGCCGATGCCGGAAGTCATGCAAGGCGTGCTCGAGGAGTTCAACAGAGAATCCTTCACGAACGGCCAGTTCCAACCGGGTAGGACGATTCGGTTGGAATCGATTCGTGATTGCGTCGGAGGTGAGGAAATCTTGCCGCGCTCCGGCCCCAGCAGTTGGGACCGCATTATCCCGCTGGGCCTGCAAGCATTGGAGCCGGAAATCCACCAACTGGAACGCATGGAGGAGTTCTCTCTCATATTGGACTCACCATTGCGGTTGCCGCGACCGGAAGGGACGGCGCACGACGGCCACCGTTTTTTCGACAGCGCATATGCAGCAGATCCTTCGGCCATTGGACATCTGATTTCCCGTTTGCGACAGCGAGGTGATCTCCGTGCAAGCGCGGATATTCAACAAGATAACCGCACCTCCGGATTACGGATCGCCGATGCCAAATTGGACTGGCTCGATATCCCTTACGGACGCGCCTCCCGAAAGGTGCTCGGCGGGGTTGTCGGAATGTTGCGGATCATAGGGCGGCCGCTCCCACAGGAGGCGTTGAGCCTCAGCCTTGGACAGTATGTCGGCGCGGGTAAAAACACAGCCTTCGGCTTCGGATTCTACCATATTCCAGAGGTGGACGTGGCCCGGCAAGTTATTTGGCGTGAAGGCCGGCCTTCCCCTGAACCTGTGCCAAAATCGACGATCGCGCCCCCCCCTGCTCAGGAAACCGTCACCGAGGAGATGCGAACCACTTCCTGGCGCCCGGCCCTCGGGGAGAGCCAACTCGCGGGAATGTCGGTCTATCTCACCTCGACCTGCCGTAACGCTACTCTTCGCGGCAGGACACTGGTGATCGAACATTCTGAAGGTGAGCGCAGGATTCCTTGGGATCGTGTCGGCCGACTCGTCCTCGTTGGCCGACCGGCTGTTCCCCCTGCCATTTTGCACCGAGCCGCCCGCGCTTCCATCCCAGTCTCTTTCCTGGACGCCCTTGGCCGTCTCGTCGGTCTGCTGCAGACGCCTTCACCAGTATCGGCCCAGCTCAGACTGCGGCAGGAAGAAAGCCTTGCCGATGAAAACTGGAGGCTCAAGACTGCGCGTGAGATGATCGCCGCCAAAATCCACAACTGCAGGGTGATTTTGAGGCGCAACAACGCCGACGAACCCAGGCTCGGCGGTATGGAGGAAAACGCGGCGCGGGCGTTATCCCTTGATTCCCTGCGCGGAATCGAGGGCGCCGCAGCCAATGCGTTTTTCCATAAATTCGCGGGACTCGTCGATCCGTTCTCTTTTCCCGGGCGCAGATACCGCCCATCCACTGATCCAGTAAACGCCATGCTCTCATTCGGTTACAGCCTCCTCGCCAACAGGTTGGGTTCCGCTCTTGCTGCATGCGACATCGATCCTCGTCTGGGAATCTTCCACCAGGGCCGCGGCCGCCACTTCGCCCTGGCCTCTGATCTGCTGGAGCAGTTCCGGCACGTCTCCGAACGGTTGGTACTCGCCCTGATTCACCGGCGCGAAGTGACCCCCGGGGATTTCAACATGTCCGACAGCGGCCCATGTCGGGGCAAGCCCGGCGTTATCGGCCTCATGATCCGTCGGATGGAAGAAACGTTGGCCCGGGAACGCATTTTGGCTGACAACGGCGAAGGGGAGGGAAAAACACGCTCCGACCTCAACGGATTTCTTGATCGCGCTGCCACCCAACTTATTGAAGTATTTCAGCGCCGCCGACCGTACGACGCTTTCCGAATACGGTGA
- a CDS encoding RAMP superfamily CRISPR-associated protein, which produces MELSESKIVLAVKAHMRLRTPLLLRSGAGDDIVDAELERSPDGQLHISGYVWASLLKRALMRFSHGKHFSLLIGDYRPQKSTVGDSDTFGLSPCWFEATNVNIPIYDVIHYNRINRESATVDEGALFNAEIAPAGIEIQMRFNWFLSECQVVDEIITSLSNAFWVIDSGVETIGGGWGYGYGRLSIESLETALIDLRTPQGRKSLWTHGTEPWTRIPLTKTAVDSPWSTFYLDFELLDGQLLCVSNKSLPLSESVIPSAMPDFFCNRQTFFSGDSAESRPVIPGKSFRQAVLSVPIERYLRTRGEKICSPGIAIGQKQCGCTRCRLFGNLQKRGMVSVGDAQAIPDSFHMEIIHRIQLCEHTQQNIQLFAGEYLSSGRFAFEIIVDSLTNKEHYDSALDIIETRIKELLVENSPPGWNRLGTTSTCTGQFQIIGYTKES; this is translated from the coding sequence ATGGAACTGTCGGAAAGTAAAATAGTTCTCGCAGTTAAGGCTCATATGCGCCTCAGGACTCCACTTCTGCTGCGATCAGGAGCAGGAGATGACATTGTTGACGCAGAACTGGAACGCAGTCCTGATGGCCAACTGCATATCAGCGGATATGTTTGGGCCAGCCTATTAAAAAGAGCGCTTATGCGTTTCTCTCATGGTAAGCATTTTTCACTTTTAATTGGGGACTACCGTCCACAAAAATCAACAGTCGGTGATTCAGATACATTTGGTCTCTCTCCATGCTGGTTTGAAGCAACAAATGTAAATATACCAATTTATGATGTAATTCACTACAACCGTATAAATCGAGAAAGCGCCACAGTTGATGAAGGAGCGCTGTTCAATGCTGAGATTGCTCCAGCTGGAATTGAAATTCAAATGAGATTCAATTGGTTTCTTTCAGAATGTCAGGTAGTCGATGAAATCATAACGTCACTCAGCAACGCTTTTTGGGTCATAGACTCTGGCGTCGAAACAATCGGCGGAGGATGGGGTTATGGATACGGACGACTTTCCATCGAATCTCTTGAGACCGCATTGATCGACCTCCGTACCCCACAAGGGCGAAAATCACTTTGGACTCACGGAACCGAGCCATGGACGCGAATACCCCTGACTAAAACCGCTGTGGATTCCCCATGGTCTACGTTCTATCTTGATTTTGAGCTGCTTGATGGTCAACTCCTCTGCGTTTCCAACAAATCACTTCCGCTTTCGGAGTCGGTCATCCCTTCAGCGATGCCGGATTTTTTTTGCAATCGCCAAACTTTTTTCTCTGGGGATAGTGCTGAATCAAGGCCAGTCATTCCAGGAAAATCATTCCGGCAAGCAGTGTTATCCGTCCCAATCGAAAGATATCTTCGAACACGAGGCGAAAAAATCTGCTCACCGGGAATCGCCATTGGACAAAAACAATGTGGCTGTACCCGTTGCCGGCTTTTCGGCAACCTTCAAAAACGTGGTATGGTTTCAGTAGGCGACGCCCAAGCTATCCCCGACTCATTTCACATGGAAATCATTCATCGAATCCAGCTTTGCGAACACACACAACAAAATATTCAACTTTTCGCCGGTGAATATCTAAGCTCGGGCCGGTTTGCCTTTGAGATCATCGTGGACAGTCTAACCAACAAGGAACATTACGACTCGGCTCTTGATATCATTGAAACGCGAATCAAAGAATTGTTGGTTGAGAATTCACCTCCAGGATGGAATCGCCTTGGAACCACATCAACCTGCACAGGACAATTCCAGATTATAGGCTACACAAAGGAGTCATAG
- a CDS encoding sigma 54-interacting transcriptional regulator, which yields MVKAEAARNILVAWVGASDVSEVNEGPIVTALREKHYQHVHLLVSKDFEQRVADLKRGIEEKMGVDVKIHSTGIADPTAYGEILRGMRKCLDSLGEDALDKTVIQITSGTPAMQAVSIILSRTEFQGVGLLQVRHPQDVIKSGKKPVEEVILPKFEARYFTQHTDEEGVRVRCRKQEEIYKVALRVADKKCPVLIFGETGVGKEYLAKYIHDQMTPKAKAWVAVNCGAIPDTLFESEFFGHEKGAFTGAAQARKGYFEQADGGTLFLDEVGDLPLTSQVKLLRAIQEKRARRVGGEKEYSFSVRIIAATNRDLFAAARNGSFRQDLLYRIADFPLRLPSVREFGTKGVDKFINHFLKEIVKETGSRYECTGEARDLLRIQQWPGNLRELRSVLRRAAFCADGEMITEENVRQSLSMIPGEPARPQKQDIGPGFNIRKHLDEIARNLIEQARERCGGSKTKMAAMLGYERYQTMENHAKKLGIPLPRKSREPQDGASDRHGGVE from the coding sequence ATGGTGAAAGCGGAAGCGGCGAGGAACATCCTTGTGGCCTGGGTTGGGGCGAGTGATGTCAGCGAGGTCAATGAGGGTCCTATTGTGACGGCATTACGCGAGAAGCATTACCAGCACGTACATTTGCTCGTCAGCAAGGATTTCGAACAGCGCGTTGCGGATCTGAAGCGAGGGATTGAAGAAAAAATGGGCGTTGATGTAAAAATCCACTCAACGGGCATCGCCGACCCCACGGCTTATGGCGAGATCCTTCGCGGCATGCGGAAGTGTTTGGATTCGCTTGGGGAGGATGCGCTAGACAAAACGGTGATACAGATAACGTCGGGTACCCCTGCCATGCAGGCGGTCAGCATCATTCTGTCGCGGACGGAGTTCCAAGGGGTTGGCCTGCTCCAGGTCAGGCACCCACAAGATGTTATCAAGTCTGGCAAGAAGCCGGTGGAGGAGGTCATTCTTCCAAAATTCGAGGCGAGATATTTCACCCAGCATACGGATGAGGAGGGTGTAAGGGTTCGGTGTCGTAAGCAAGAAGAAATATACAAGGTGGCGTTGCGTGTTGCGGACAAGAAATGCCCCGTGTTGATTTTCGGCGAAACCGGAGTCGGGAAGGAATATCTGGCGAAGTACATCCATGACCAGATGACCCCGAAAGCGAAAGCTTGGGTGGCTGTAAACTGCGGGGCGATTCCGGATACGTTGTTCGAATCCGAGTTCTTCGGCCATGAGAAGGGGGCGTTTACCGGCGCGGCGCAAGCGCGCAAAGGTTATTTCGAGCAGGCGGACGGGGGGACGCTCTTTTTGGATGAAGTCGGCGACTTGCCGTTGACGTCACAGGTGAAACTGCTGCGGGCCATTCAGGAGAAACGGGCCAGGCGCGTCGGCGGCGAAAAAGAGTATTCCTTTTCGGTACGTATCATAGCGGCGACAAACCGGGATCTGTTTGCCGCCGCTCGCAATGGGTCGTTTCGTCAGGACTTGCTATACCGCATAGCGGACTTCCCGTTGCGGCTGCCCTCCGTGAGGGAGTTCGGCACGAAGGGGGTCGACAAGTTCATAAACCATTTTCTGAAGGAAATTGTGAAGGAAACCGGGAGTCGCTATGAGTGCACCGGTGAGGCTCGTGATCTGTTGCGTATCCAGCAGTGGCCCGGCAATCTTCGAGAGCTCAGAAGTGTGCTCCGGCGGGCCGCTTTTTGCGCGGACGGCGAGATGATCACCGAGGAGAACGTTCGCCAAAGCCTGAGCATGATTCCTGGCGAGCCCGCGCGGCCTCAGAAGCAGGACATCGGCCCCGGCTTCAACATTAGGAAACATTTGGACGAGATCGCGAGAAACCTCATAGAACAGGCCCGGGAACGATGCGGGGGCAGTAAGACCAAGATGGCGGCCATGTTGGGATACGAGAGGTATCAGACGATGGAAAATCACGCCAAGAAACTCGGCATCCCCCTCCCGAGAAAGAGCCGGGAGCCCCAGGACGGTGCCTCTGATAGGCACGGCGGCGTGGAATAG